In Polypterus senegalus isolate Bchr_013 chromosome 12, ASM1683550v1, whole genome shotgun sequence, the following are encoded in one genomic region:
- the LOC120540475 gene encoding protein B4-like has translation MATKKIASEEETSTTKTVATVKASKPPSSGHPSTIDMVVEALKELNTKKGVSVMAIRGYILAKYPSVLPARLKTLLKNALLKGLVSGILIRPKNATATGATGRFKLAGKEKKRVVNGAKSKENVDPDEKQNATRKAAAKKPKSGNKLKSANTKKAKVKSEVAEENQAENPEKEVKAKPKKTKDPSGQELDQKAKPKVKKQNSAETPTVRAPKKSQNKTKAEPKGSEEVGKENADKPNAKTAGKRSKKPKEQ, from the exons ctacAGTTAAGGCTAGCAAACCTCCATCCAGTGGCCACCCTTCCACAATTGACATGGTGGTTGAGGCCTTGAAAGAGCTGAATACCAAGAAAGGGGTCTCTGTGATGGCTATTCGTGGATACATCCTTGCCAAGTACCCCTCTGTGCTGCCAGCAAGACTGAAGACCCTGTTGAAGAATGCCCTTCTGAAAGGTTTAGTGAGTGGCATTTTGATCAGACCTAAAAATGCTACGGCTACTGGTGCCACTGGCAGGTTCAAG CTTGCAGGTAAAGAGAAGAAACGTGTTGTCAATGGGgccaaatcaaaagaaaatgtcGACCCAGATGAGAAGCAAAATGCTACTCGAAAGGCTGCCGCCAAGAAACCAAAGTCTGGAAACAAGCTGAAGTCTGCAA acaCTAAAAAGGCCAAAGTGAAATCTGAGGTAGCAGAGGAAAATCAGGCTGAG AACCCTGAGAAGGAAGTTAAGGCTAAGCCGAAAAAGACTAAAGACCCATCGGGGCAGGAACTGGACCAGAAAGCAAAGCCAAAAGTCAAGAAGCAGAATTCAGCGGAGACCCCAACAGTCCGGGCACCAAAAAAGTCCCAGAACAAGACCAAGGCTGAACCAAAGGGCAGTGAGGAGGTGGGCAAGGAGAATGCTGACAAGCCGAATGCAAAGACTGCTGGCAAACGCAGCAAAAAACCAAAAGAGCAGTAG